One region of Bacillus zhangzhouensis genomic DNA includes:
- the pyrR gene encoding bifunctional pyr operon transcriptional regulator/uracil phosphoribosyltransferase PyrR, giving the protein MEQKAIILDEQAIRRALTRIAHEMIERNKGMKDVILAGIKTRGIHLAKRLAERIEQIEGNPVTVGELDITLYRDDLTKKTDNQDPLVKGADIPADINDKTLIVVDDVLFTGRTVRAAMDALVDVGRPSSIQLAVLVDRGHRELPIRADYIGKNIPTSKAETVMVQLNEVDQNDLVAIYEK; this is encoded by the coding sequence ATGGAACAAAAAGCAATCATTCTTGATGAACAAGCGATCAGACGAGCGCTTACCCGAATTGCACATGAAATGATTGAGCGCAACAAAGGGATGAAGGATGTCATCCTTGCCGGGATCAAGACAAGAGGCATACATCTTGCAAAGCGCCTTGCAGAGCGCATCGAGCAAATTGAAGGGAATCCAGTCACTGTAGGTGAACTTGATATTACGCTATACCGTGATGACCTGACAAAAAAGACAGACAACCAAGACCCACTTGTAAAGGGTGCAGACATTCCAGCTGACATTAATGACAAAACACTCATTGTCGTTGATGATGTCCTGTTTACAGGCAGGACCGTCAGAGCCGCTATGGATGCCCTTGTGGATGTAGGAAGACCATCTTCTATTCAGCTGGCAGTGCTAGTTGACCGGGGTCACCGGGAGCTGCCAATTCGAGCGGATTATATCGGGAAAAACATTCCCACTTCAAAAGCAGAAACAGTCATGGTTCAGCTCAATGAAGTAGATCAAAACGACCTTGTCGCTATATATGAAAAATAA
- a CDS encoding dihydroorotase, producing the protein MSYLIKNGFILTSTGERVQQDIRVKGKVIQAIGHLEREDGEEVIDAAGLFVSPGLIDLHVHLREPGGEKKETIETGSKAAARGGYTTIAAMPNTRPVPDTKEQMEWLMNRIKETSSVRVLPYASITTRQIGEEMTDFAALKEAGAFAFTDDGVGIQTAGMMYEAMKQAASLDQAIVAHCEDNSLIYGGCVHEGEFSKANGLNGIPSICESVHIARDVLLAEAANCHYHVCHISTKESVRVVRDAKKAGIRVTAEVSPHHLLLCDTDIPGLDTNYKMNPPLRGKEDREALIEGLLDGTIDFIATDHAPHTEEEKNETMQRAPFGIVGLETAFPLLYTRFVKTGEWTLKELVDYMTIKPAEAFSLPYGKLEEGHIADITLIDLNKEMAIDKKSFLSKGQNTPFDKLTVSGWPVMTLASGKVVYEEGRLVK; encoded by the coding sequence ATGTCATATCTCATTAAAAACGGTTTTATCTTAACAAGCACAGGTGAAAGAGTGCAGCAGGATATTAGGGTAAAAGGAAAAGTGATTCAAGCGATTGGTCACCTAGAAAGAGAAGATGGAGAAGAGGTTATTGATGCAGCAGGGCTATTTGTGTCACCGGGCTTGATCGATCTGCATGTACATTTAAGAGAGCCAGGCGGAGAGAAAAAGGAAACGATTGAAACAGGCTCTAAGGCAGCCGCAAGAGGCGGATATACGACGATTGCAGCGATGCCGAATACAAGGCCGGTTCCAGATACAAAAGAGCAAATGGAATGGCTTATGAATCGAATCAAAGAAACCTCATCTGTGAGAGTGCTACCATACGCCTCCATCACAACGAGACAAATTGGGGAAGAGATGACGGATTTTGCAGCACTAAAAGAAGCAGGCGCCTTTGCCTTTACAGATGACGGTGTTGGCATCCAAACAGCAGGCATGATGTATGAAGCGATGAAACAGGCAGCAAGTCTTGATCAAGCGATTGTGGCGCACTGTGAAGATAACTCGCTCATTTACGGCGGGTGTGTTCATGAAGGGGAATTTTCAAAAGCAAACGGGTTAAACGGAATACCGTCCATTTGTGAGTCGGTGCATATTGCAAGAGATGTTCTTTTAGCAGAAGCAGCGAACTGTCATTATCATGTATGTCATATCAGTACGAAAGAATCTGTGCGTGTCGTTCGCGATGCAAAAAAAGCAGGGATTCGTGTGACGGCTGAGGTGTCACCGCATCACCTGCTGTTGTGTGATACGGACATTCCAGGTCTTGATACAAACTATAAAATGAACCCGCCGCTCAGAGGAAAAGAGGATCGCGAGGCATTAATCGAGGGACTGTTAGATGGAACGATTGATTTCATCGCAACAGACCATGCGCCGCATACAGAAGAAGAAAAGAACGAAACCATGCAGCGTGCCCCGTTTGGAATTGTGGGACTTGAAACAGCGTTCCCTCTTCTGTATACACGATTTGTCAAAACAGGCGAATGGACATTAAAAGAACTCGTTGATTATATGACAATCAAACCAGCAGAAGCATTTTCTCTTCCATACGGAAAGCTTGAAGAAGGGCACATAGCTGATATCACACTTATTGATTTAAACAAAGAAATGGCAATCGATAAAAAAAGCTTCTTATCTAAAGGGCAAAATACACCGTTTGACAAATTGACTGTATCAGGATGGCCGGTCATGACACTTGCATCTGGGAAAGTCGTTTATGAAGAGGGGAGACTAGTAAAATGA
- a CDS encoding NCS2 family nucleobase:cation symporter, with the protein MSQQKANLGIRDIPKPFTWLSLSLQHLFAMFGATILVPKIIDMSPAVALISSGVGTIVYLIITRGQIPAYLGSSFAFIAPILNVKATGGPGAAMVGAFMAGVAYALIALFIKWLGTGWLMKLLPPVVVGPVIMVIGLGLAGTAVNMAMYVDPNATELVYSLKHLMVAGFTLAVTIISMIFLRGFLSLIPVLIGIISGYLFALTQGIVNFQPVIDAKWFAVPDFVVPFVDYTPAVTLSILTVMVPVAFVTMSEHIGHQVVLSKVVGQDFIKKPGLHRSILGDSAATIFASLIGGPPTTTYGENIGVLAITRVFSIFVIGGAAVFAICFGFVGKMSALISTVPSAVMGGVSFLLFGIIASSGLRILIDHKVNFEEKRNLIIASVILVIGIGGAFIEVKQINLTLSGMALAAITGVLLNLILPHQKVEDDESNESNTENLLKEVQ; encoded by the coding sequence ATGAGTCAGCAAAAAGCCAATTTAGGCATTCGAGATATTCCAAAACCATTCACATGGCTGTCACTTAGCCTGCAGCATTTGTTTGCGATGTTTGGAGCAACCATTCTTGTACCAAAAATCATTGATATGAGTCCAGCTGTCGCGCTCATTTCAAGCGGTGTGGGAACGATTGTTTACCTCATCATTACACGAGGACAAATTCCGGCGTATCTTGGATCGTCATTTGCCTTCATTGCCCCCATACTGAATGTCAAAGCAACAGGAGGACCTGGAGCCGCAATGGTTGGCGCCTTCATGGCGGGTGTCGCTTATGCGCTCATCGCTCTGTTCATTAAATGGCTCGGTACAGGCTGGCTGATGAAGCTTCTGCCGCCGGTTGTCGTAGGACCAGTCATTATGGTCATTGGACTTGGACTCGCTGGAACAGCTGTCAACATGGCAATGTATGTTGATCCAAATGCAACCGAGCTTGTTTACAGTCTCAAGCACTTAATGGTTGCTGGCTTCACACTGGCTGTCACGATTATCAGCATGATCTTCCTAAGGGGATTCCTTAGCTTAATCCCAGTCTTAATCGGCATTATCAGTGGCTATCTCTTTGCCTTAACACAAGGTATTGTCAACTTCCAGCCGGTCATTGACGCAAAATGGTTTGCTGTACCAGACTTCGTCGTACCATTTGTCGACTACACACCTGCTGTGACTTTAAGCATTCTCACCGTGATGGTGCCGGTTGCTTTTGTGACAATGTCTGAGCATATCGGCCACCAAGTGGTGTTAAGTAAGGTCGTAGGACAAGATTTTATTAAAAAACCGGGTCTTCACCGCTCCATTTTAGGAGACAGTGCGGCGACCATCTTCGCTTCACTTATTGGCGGACCACCAACAACAACTTATGGAGAGAATATTGGCGTACTTGCTATCACAAGAGTGTTCAGTATCTTCGTCATCGGCGGAGCAGCGGTGTTTGCGATCTGCTTCGGTTTTGTAGGAAAAATGTCAGCATTAATCAGTACAGTGCCGTCCGCGGTGATGGGAGGCGTTTCGTTTCTGCTCTTTGGAATCATTGCCTCAAGCGGTCTGAGAATCCTGATTGATCATAAAGTGAATTTTGAAGAAAAGCGTAATCTTATTATTGCATCAGTCATCCTAGTTATCGGTATTGGCGGAGCATTCATTGAGGTGAAACAAATCAATCTCACCCTATCTGGAATGGCACTTGCTGCGATTACAGGTGTCCTGTTAAACCTGATCCTGCCGCATCAAAAAGTAGAAGATGACGAGTCAAATGAATCAAATACAGAAAACCTTTTAAAAGAAGTCCAGTGA
- a CDS encoding carbamoyl phosphate synthase small subunit has product MKRRLVLENGTVFEGTGFGSLEPSVGEVVFNTGMTGYQEILSDPSYCGQIVTLTYPLIGNYGINRDDFESITPFVKGLIVKELCEKPSNWRSSYSLDEYLKMKNIPGLSGIDTRKLTRMIRSAGTLRGAFAGPDEQVEDVVRRLQTLQLPTDQVSQVSVKNAYPSPGRGKRIVLVDFGMKHGILRELNKRDCDVIVVPYNITADEVLQLKPDGIMLSNGPGDPVDVPEAVAMIQQLIGKVPLFGICLGHQLFALACGASTEKMKFGHRGSNHPVKELATGKVTLTSQNHGYTVSRVNEDVLEVTHIALNDNTIEGLKHKEAPAFTVQYHPEASPGPEDANYLFDQFMDMIHATKKEGEEVCQNA; this is encoded by the coding sequence ATGAAGAGACGCTTAGTGCTAGAAAACGGAACAGTATTCGAAGGAACAGGCTTTGGCAGCTTAGAACCATCAGTCGGGGAAGTCGTCTTTAATACAGGGATGACGGGCTATCAAGAAATTTTATCTGATCCATCATACTGCGGACAAATTGTCACACTGACTTACCCGCTTATCGGCAACTATGGCATTAACCGTGATGATTTTGAATCGATTACACCGTTTGTGAAAGGGCTGATTGTGAAAGAGCTTTGTGAAAAGCCCTCAAACTGGCGCTCTTCATATTCACTCGATGAATATTTAAAAATGAAAAACATTCCGGGGCTGAGCGGAATTGATACACGGAAGCTGACTAGAATGATTCGAAGTGCAGGCACTTTAAGAGGGGCGTTTGCAGGACCTGATGAACAAGTGGAAGACGTTGTCCGCCGCCTTCAAACATTGCAACTGCCAACTGATCAGGTGAGTCAAGTATCTGTGAAAAATGCGTACCCAAGCCCAGGCAGAGGAAAAAGAATTGTCCTTGTCGATTTCGGCATGAAGCATGGCATTTTGCGCGAGCTCAATAAACGTGACTGCGACGTCATTGTGGTGCCATACAACATCACTGCAGATGAAGTGCTGCAGCTAAAGCCTGACGGGATCATGCTTTCAAACGGACCTGGAGATCCTGTGGATGTACCAGAAGCCGTTGCGATGATTCAGCAATTGATTGGAAAGGTGCCGCTCTTTGGTATATGCCTCGGACATCAGTTATTTGCTCTAGCGTGCGGTGCAAGTACAGAAAAAATGAAATTTGGTCACAGAGGGTCGAACCATCCAGTTAAAGAACTGGCAACGGGCAAGGTGACACTGACGTCTCAAAACCATGGCTACACGGTTAGCAGGGTTAACGAAGACGTGCTTGAAGTCACACATATTGCGCTAAATGACAACACCATTGAAGGTTTAAAACATAAAGAAGCACCAGCATTCACTGTTCAGTATCACCCAGAAGCATCACCGGGACCAGAAGATGCAAACTACTTATTTGACCAGTTCATGGACATGATTCATGCGACTAAGAAAGAAGGGGAAGAAGTATGCCAAAACGCGTAG
- a CDS encoding aspartate carbamoyltransferase catalytic subunit, whose product MNHLSTMSSLSKEEILQLIEEASALKKGKQEHGLAGEYVANLFFEPSTRTRFSFEVAEKKLGMNVLSLDAASTSVQKGETLYDTVKTLESIGVKACVIRDSTDEYYNELIGKVGIPIINAGDGCGQHPTQSLLDLMTIFEEFGDFEGLTISIHGDIKHSRVARSNAEVLSRLGATVLFSGPASFQDEQNPHGTYVQVDEAIAQSDVVMLLRIQHERHAEKMGSEDYLSTYGLTVDRANKMKKGAIIMHPAPVNRGVEIDDSLVESKQSRIFKQMENGVYIRMAVLKRAFQNSTLHQKGRDSVYVISH is encoded by the coding sequence ATGAATCATTTATCGACAATGAGCAGCTTGTCTAAAGAAGAGATTTTACAGCTGATTGAAGAAGCATCTGCACTTAAAAAGGGGAAACAAGAACATGGATTAGCCGGAGAGTATGTGGCAAATCTCTTCTTTGAACCGAGCACAAGAACACGTTTTAGCTTCGAAGTAGCCGAAAAGAAACTAGGGATGAATGTCCTGAGCTTAGATGCGGCAAGCACCTCCGTTCAAAAGGGCGAAACACTTTACGATACGGTAAAAACACTTGAATCGATCGGAGTCAAGGCATGTGTGATCAGAGACAGCACTGATGAATATTATAACGAGCTGATCGGAAAGGTTGGAATTCCCATCATCAATGCAGGAGATGGCTGCGGACAGCATCCAACCCAATCACTGCTTGACCTGATGACCATTTTTGAAGAGTTTGGCGACTTTGAAGGCTTAACAATTTCGATTCATGGAGACATCAAACATAGCAGGGTGGCAAGGTCAAATGCTGAGGTTCTCTCAAGGCTGGGAGCGACAGTGCTCTTTTCAGGTCCTGCTTCCTTCCAAGATGAACAAAACCCTCACGGAACGTATGTCCAAGTAGACGAAGCCATCGCACAATCTGATGTGGTGATGCTGCTCAGAATCCAGCATGAACGGCACGCTGAAAAAATGGGCAGTGAAGATTATTTATCTACTTATGGATTAACAGTAGACAGAGCAAACAAAATGAAAAAAGGCGCGATTATTATGCATCCAGCACCAGTAAACAGAGGTGTTGAAATAGATGATTCATTAGTAGAGTCCAAGCAGTCAAGGATTTTCAAGCAAATGGAAAATGGTGTTTATATCCGAATGGCCGTATTAAAAAGAGCTTTTCAAAATAGCACACTACATCAAAAAGGGAGAGATTCTGTCTATGTCATATCTCATTAA